From the Cloeon dipterum chromosome 4, ieCloDipt1.1, whole genome shotgun sequence genome, the window CGCCGAGGCGAGTTCCTGCGGCGACACCTGCTTGCCGGCGAGCGCGGCGGCCACGAGCTGGCGCGGCTGGAGGCCGCCTCCGTGGGCCAGGCACTCCCGGCGTCGCCGCAGAACGGGTTCTCTTCCAAGTACTGCTGCCAGATCCAGGACGCGATCGCCCGCGACAGCAGGTACGAGCAATACTTGGCGCCGTACCCCACCAGGTG encodes:
- the LOC135943628 gene encoding uncharacterized protein LOC135943628 isoform X1; this encodes MPDIDFLTPCSQMFSFGLTSFPTLPKSTPHVDLFDKAWQLRLAAPGGVRRQVLLVPAVAGDRVLDLAAVLGREPVLRRRRECLAHGGGLQPRQLVAAALAGKQVSPQELASALVRDLETRHSLVDRAVNA
- the LOC135943628 gene encoding uncharacterized protein LOC135943628 isoform X2: MPDIDFLTMFSFGLTSFPTLPKSTPHVDLFDKAWQLRLAAPGGVRRQVLLVPAVAGDRVLDLAAVLGREPVLRRRRECLAHGGGLQPRQLVAAALAGKQVSPQELASALVRDLETRHSLVDRAVNA